Proteins co-encoded in one Sporosarcina sp. FSL K6-1522 genomic window:
- the flgM gene encoding flagellar biosynthesis anti-sigma factor FlgM produces the protein MKIQKFNLPAINPYKANQLKADQFEQQAKRQTDKIEISSEAKQLSEVSPITIERNDRVQQLKAQIESGTYEVNAEQLASNLVKYYNA, from the coding sequence ATGAAAATCCAGAAATTCAATCTTCCTGCCATTAACCCTTATAAAGCCAATCAGTTAAAAGCAGACCAATTCGAACAACAAGCAAAAAGGCAAACCGATAAAATCGAAATTTCATCCGAAGCAAAGCAGCTTTCGGAGGTTTCTCCCATTACGATTGAACGCAACGATCGTGTTCAACAATTAAAAGCACAAATCGAATCAGGCACATATGAAGTCAATGCCGAACAACTCGCTTCCAACCTAGTCAAATATTACAATGCGTAA
- a CDS encoding DNA endonuclease, protein MLIYKSTLSPFQYAVFLASILGDGTLAKITKKSRRINSNYREHFGEAQLAYREWKVAQLDGLLYFNETKSELLSRSLPLFTELEQLFYNSNRVKRIPKQILESCILPQFLATLYMDDGSLSITYRINHRLKKIYLTPHIYLYLQSFSKSDLEPLRTYIVKYFKVNLSLSRRKDGFGHVLKTTTVGETFTFLQAIRSVILECPSMFYKSNWNYRFTKELIRYSEKYPEYEVLTSSSERSKSYSEKEIELLIKLKLIGYTDKDIGELLNRSYWSVVYKWSEIRKESFELIKK, encoded by the coding sequence ATGCTTATCTATAAAAGTACACTTTCTCCATTTCAATACGCCGTGTTTCTCGCCAGTATATTAGGTGATGGAACACTAGCAAAGATCACAAAGAAATCTAGAAGAATCAATAGTAACTATCGTGAACACTTCGGTGAAGCACAGCTTGCCTATCGTGAATGGAAGGTCGCCCAATTAGATGGACTTCTCTATTTCAATGAAACAAAAAGTGAGTTATTATCCAGATCACTACCACTATTCACTGAATTAGAGCAATTGTTTTACAACTCTAATCGTGTTAAGCGTATTCCCAAGCAAATTCTTGAAAGTTGCATACTCCCACAGTTTCTTGCCACGTTGTATATGGACGATGGTTCCCTTTCTATCACTTATCGGATTAACCATAGATTGAAGAAAATCTACCTTACGCCGCACATTTATCTTTATTTACAATCTTTCTCAAAATCAGATTTAGAACCTTTAAGAACTTATATTGTCAAATATTTCAAAGTAAACCTTTCTTTAAGCAGAAGAAAAGATGGATTTGGTCATGTATTAAAAACAACTACCGTGGGAGAGACATTTACATTTCTCCAAGCAATACGCTCCGTTATTTTAGAATGCCCATCCATGTTCTATAAGTCAAACTGGAATTATCGTTTCACAAAAGAATTAATCCGATACTCGGAAAAGTATCCTGAATACGAAGTGCTCACAAGCTCTAGCGAACGAAGCAAATCTTATTCGGAAAAAGAAATCGAATTACTCATTAAACTAAAATTGATTGGCTATACAGATAAGGATATTGGGGAATTATTAAATAGGAGCTATTGGTCTGTTGTTTATAAGTGGAGTGAGATTCGAAAAGAGTCCTTTGAATTAATAAAAAAGTAA
- the flgL gene encoding flagellar hook-associated protein FlgL: MRVTQSMLSSNMLRNLSASYNKMGKLQEQITTGKKVNRPSDDPVIVMKGMGYRMEVDKVAQFKRNLGEVNNYLDSSDAALDQVGVALKRAGELVNKGANGTLTEDDREKIMSELNQIREQIQDMANTKSGDKYIFSGTKTGSPLYDKNATPPGYPDMTNPDNAGFGKDINIEVFDGVSLKVNTNARDLFSDIDDVFETLAGNPDQAAFSAAMTSFEEQFGEVLTMRADIGARQNRSEMMENRLESQEGAAKKQMSENEDIEYEKVITDMITEEAIHRAALSVGARIIQPSLVDFLR, encoded by the coding sequence ATGCGCGTCACACAATCAATGCTTTCCAGTAATATGCTTCGGAATCTTTCCGCGAGCTACAATAAAATGGGCAAGCTACAAGAACAAATTACAACCGGTAAAAAAGTCAATCGTCCATCCGATGATCCTGTCATTGTCATGAAAGGCATGGGTTATCGTATGGAGGTTGACAAAGTTGCCCAATTCAAACGGAACTTGGGGGAAGTAAATAACTACCTTGACAGCTCCGATGCTGCACTCGATCAAGTCGGTGTAGCATTAAAGCGCGCGGGTGAGCTTGTTAACAAAGGTGCAAATGGTACTTTGACAGAAGATGATCGCGAAAAAATCATGAGTGAGCTTAATCAGATACGTGAACAAATTCAGGACATGGCGAATACCAAATCGGGCGATAAATACATTTTTAGTGGAACGAAAACAGGTTCACCATTATATGATAAAAATGCGACTCCGCCAGGTTATCCAGATATGACAAATCCAGATAATGCAGGTTTCGGAAAAGATATAAACATCGAAGTGTTTGACGGTGTATCCCTAAAGGTCAATACGAATGCTCGTGATCTATTTAGTGATATTGATGATGTATTTGAAACATTAGCTGGCAATCCCGACCAAGCTGCATTTAGTGCAGCGATGACATCGTTTGAAGAACAATTTGGGGAAGTTCTAACAATGCGTGCCGACATCGGTGCGCGTCAAAATCGCTCTGAAATGATGGAAAACCGTCTTGAATCTCAAGAAGGTGCTGCCAAAAAACAAATGAGTGAAAATGAAGATATTGAATACGAAAAAGTTATCACGGATATGATCACGGAAGAAGCAATTCACCGTGCCGCACTTTCCGTCGGAGCACGTATCATTCAACCATCACTCGTAGACTTCTTACGTTAA
- the flgK gene encoding flagellar hook-associated protein FlgK, whose translation MRSSFMGLETSKRGMFTHQSALYTTGHNISNANTLGYSRQRVNMESTSGYPGVGLNSGTMPGFLGTGVQAGSIQRVRDSFVDQQYRQEANKFGYWESQTKAISQMEDVLAEPSAYGLQKSMSEFWQSLQDLAVNPKDGGARSVVIRRGEAVADSFNYIHKSLKDIQTNLGKEIDVTTGEVNSILQQISELNEQITNVEPNGYLPNDLYDARDVLIDQLSSILPIETSYEKSGGRALAIAEGTVTITLKMKNGDKIELVNRNRFATLGTDPNPLVAVDGSNNPISGLTIQSSDGTKYTPEHVDFLDHGQLKSLMNSYGYDTQTVDANGDKIIKGLYPDMIAELNKMAKAFVKEFNAIHELGYGLPPNDAANGTPFFDPAGLEAGSIKVNSDIIDDPTKLGASGAPGEEGNSEIAKKLADLQFGAMNDLDGATIQDYYKGVIGKLGVDGRQAENNTLNSATLLGAVEHRRASISSVSLDEEMTDMIRFQQAYNASARMITVVDETLDKIINGMGVVGR comes from the coding sequence ATGCGCTCATCATTTATGGGATTAGAAACAAGTAAACGTGGTATGTTTACGCATCAGTCTGCACTTTATACAACAGGACATAACATTAGTAACGCCAACACACTCGGCTATTCACGCCAACGTGTCAATATGGAATCTACTTCAGGATATCCTGGAGTTGGTTTAAACTCGGGTACAATGCCTGGGTTTCTTGGAACAGGGGTTCAAGCCGGGTCTATTCAACGAGTTCGGGATTCGTTTGTTGATCAGCAATATAGGCAAGAGGCAAACAAATTTGGTTATTGGGAGTCGCAAACAAAAGCGATTTCCCAAATGGAAGACGTATTGGCTGAGCCTTCTGCATACGGACTTCAAAAATCAATGAGCGAATTCTGGCAATCATTACAGGATCTTGCTGTGAACCCTAAAGACGGTGGTGCACGTTCTGTCGTTATTCGACGAGGTGAGGCAGTAGCAGACTCCTTCAATTACATACACAAGTCATTGAAGGACATCCAAACGAACTTAGGAAAGGAAATTGACGTTACTACTGGTGAAGTTAACTCCATTCTTCAACAAATTTCTGAGTTGAACGAACAGATTACAAATGTAGAACCAAACGGCTATCTGCCGAATGATTTATATGACGCACGCGATGTACTAATCGATCAGCTTTCGTCTATTCTGCCGATTGAAACAAGCTATGAAAAATCAGGTGGACGCGCACTTGCGATTGCTGAAGGTACTGTCACGATTACGTTGAAAATGAAAAATGGTGACAAAATCGAGTTGGTCAATAGGAATAGATTCGCAACTTTAGGAACAGATCCAAACCCATTGGTAGCAGTGGATGGAAGCAATAATCCAATCAGTGGACTAACCATACAATCATCTGATGGAACGAAATATACACCTGAACATGTAGATTTTTTAGATCATGGACAGTTAAAATCGCTAATGAACTCTTATGGGTATGATACACAAACAGTAGATGCCAATGGAGATAAAATTATCAAAGGCTTATACCCAGATATGATTGCTGAGTTGAACAAAATGGCGAAGGCTTTCGTTAAAGAATTCAATGCTATTCATGAGCTAGGATATGGATTGCCACCTAACGATGCTGCGAATGGTACTCCTTTCTTCGATCCGGCTGGACTTGAGGCTGGAAGCATTAAAGTGAATTCCGATATCATAGACGATCCAACCAAGCTTGGAGCTTCAGGCGCGCCGGGAGAAGAAGGTAACAGTGAAATTGCGAAAAAACTTGCCGATCTTCAATTTGGAGCAATGAATGATCTGGATGGTGCAACCATTCAAGATTATTACAAAGGCGTTATCGGTAAACTAGGTGTAGATGGTCGACAAGCTGAAAATAATACACTTAATTCGGCAACATTATTAGGCGCGGTCGAACATCGTCGTGCATCCATCAGCTCTGTCTCACTTGACGAAGAAATGACAGATATGATTCGATTCCAACAAGCATATAACGCGTCAGCACGTATGATTACCGTTGTCGACGAAACACTTGATAAGATTATCAATGGTATGGGCGTTGTTGGAAGATAA
- a CDS encoding ComF family protein → MNDCPLCEQAMNVAPSWQSLLGFDKQTMICQDCSKKFQRADIKEENAYLDQVTSLYIYNDIMRDYLHQFKFLQDVQLASVFAQELRKYLTRKATIVPIPMHPEKKIQRTFAHVDELLKCARIPYSELLEKIDQDAMGEKSRAQRLAMKPLFTLKPGVTIHPGTYILVDDIYTTGTTLRHAAAVLRQAGATRIEAVTLIRAER, encoded by the coding sequence ATGAACGACTGCCCGCTCTGTGAACAAGCTATGAATGTCGCACCATCCTGGCAAAGCTTGTTGGGGTTCGATAAGCAAACAATGATTTGCCAAGATTGTTCAAAAAAGTTCCAACGCGCCGATATAAAGGAAGAGAACGCTTATTTAGATCAAGTGACGTCACTCTACATCTATAACGACATTATGCGAGACTACTTGCACCAGTTCAAATTTCTTCAAGACGTCCAACTTGCCAGCGTTTTTGCACAGGAACTGCGCAAGTACTTAACAAGGAAGGCAACAATCGTTCCAATTCCTATGCATCCAGAAAAAAAGATTCAACGAACATTTGCGCATGTCGATGAACTATTGAAATGTGCACGCATTCCTTATAGCGAGTTATTAGAAAAAATTGACCAAGATGCAATGGGAGAAAAGTCGAGAGCACAGCGTCTAGCGATGAAACCATTATTTACCTTGAAACCGGGAGTGACCATTCACCCTGGCACATACATATTAGTAGATGATATTTATACAACCGGTACGACGCTTCGCCACGCAGCAGCTGTGTTACGACAAGCAGGCGCAACGCGAATTGAAGCTGTAACGCTCATACGTGCTGAACGATAA
- a CDS encoding TIGR03826 family flagellar region protein — protein sequence MAELRDCPTCGEFFNYTGVRDVCAKCFANEEKKYEEVYRFLRRRENRAATVERIVEATGVTDTLLHKWVRKGRLQPALFPNLGYPCDNCGKLTNKGKLCESCTATIENNLRTFEAAREFRETVEQQQRGTYLKDRKSK from the coding sequence ATGGCTGAATTACGAGATTGCCCAACATGTGGTGAATTCTTTAACTACACAGGTGTACGAGATGTGTGCGCAAAATGCTTTGCAAATGAAGAGAAGAAATACGAAGAAGTTTACCGTTTTTTAAGAAGGCGCGAAAACCGAGCAGCAACAGTTGAACGCATCGTCGAAGCGACAGGTGTAACGGATACTTTGCTCCATAAATGGGTGCGAAAAGGACGGTTGCAACCAGCCTTGTTCCCGAACCTCGGTTATCCATGTGACAATTGCGGTAAACTGACGAACAAAGGAAAGTTATGCGAGAGCTGTACAGCAACAATTGAAAATAATCTACGAACATTTGAGGCCGCACGGGAATTTAGAGAGACCGTTGAGCAACAGCAAAGAGGCACATATCTGAAAGATCGTAAATCAAAATAA
- a CDS encoding DUF6470 family protein, whose amino-acid sequence MNIPQLQIQTTRGILGLQITKPIQEIEQPRPTMDLQQPAAILEISTTRPQLSIDTTEARADLDLKSVRRRIEEHAQRGQQGAMEGIARRAQEGQEMLRIENGGNAIVELSKRNGTPPPAPLGIRFVGDRSKVQVSIQPGTTNIQATPQKVVNDSQINKPIHQYTPGKVTGVMEQEPSIQIDVKW is encoded by the coding sequence TTGAATATTCCACAACTCCAAATCCAAACAACACGCGGTATACTAGGACTACAAATCACAAAGCCTATTCAAGAAATTGAACAGCCGAGGCCAACGATGGACCTACAGCAACCCGCTGCAATCTTAGAAATCTCAACAACAAGACCCCAACTTTCGATAGATACAACTGAAGCGCGGGCGGACTTGGACCTGAAAAGTGTTAGAAGGCGGATTGAGGAACATGCACAACGTGGCCAACAAGGCGCGATGGAAGGCATCGCAAGACGAGCGCAAGAAGGCCAAGAAATGCTACGTATCGAAAATGGCGGCAATGCAATCGTTGAACTAAGTAAGCGAAATGGAACGCCACCACCAGCCCCACTCGGTATCCGATTCGTCGGTGATCGCTCAAAAGTCCAAGTGTCTATTCAACCAGGTACCACCAATATCCAAGCAACACCACAAAAAGTCGTCAACGACTCGCAAATTAACAAACCAATTCACCAGTACACGCCAGGCAAAGTGACGGGTGTCATGGAGCAAGAACCATCTATTCAAATTGATGTGAAATGGTGA
- the csrA gene encoding carbon storage regulator CsrA, with the protein MLVLSRKVNETIKIGDDIEIRILEVKGDTVRIGIEAPKSIDILRGELVLSISETNTEATTLDTALFSQLMKKN; encoded by the coding sequence ATGCTCGTACTCTCTCGAAAAGTAAACGAAACGATTAAAATCGGTGACGACATCGAAATCCGCATACTCGAAGTAAAAGGCGACACAGTACGCATAGGCATCGAAGCCCCTAAATCCATCGATATCTTACGAGGTGAGCTTGTCCTCTCTATTTCTGAAACAAATACAGAAGCCACAACCCTAGATACCGCACTCTTTTCACAACTTATGAAGAAAAACTAA
- the fliW gene encoding flagellar assembly protein FliW: MQIQTKFHGNIEIKPDQTWSFPKGIPGFEDEKQFALLSIEGNDIFQVLQSTQTPTIALIVANPYTLIEDYSFDVDEPTINLLDINSEQDVFILSVISLKEPFESSTINLQAPLIFQATTKKARQMILSDTKFSLRHPIGTLAAEKGGN; this comes from the coding sequence ATGCAAATCCAAACAAAATTCCACGGCAATATCGAAATTAAACCTGACCAAACATGGAGCTTTCCAAAAGGAATCCCAGGCTTCGAAGACGAAAAACAATTTGCCCTCCTTTCTATAGAAGGAAACGATATATTCCAAGTACTACAATCCACTCAAACACCAACAATCGCACTCATCGTTGCCAATCCCTATACACTCATCGAAGACTATAGCTTCGACGTCGACGAACCAACCATTAATTTACTCGATATTAACAGTGAACAAGATGTTTTCATACTTAGCGTCATCTCTCTCAAAGAGCCGTTCGAATCCTCGACCATCAATTTACAAGCACCACTCATTTTCCAAGCAACTACAAAAAAAGCTAGGCAAATGATCCTGAGCGACACTAAATTCTCATTACGTCACCCAATCGGCACACTAGCGGCCGAAAAAGGGGGCAACTAA
- a CDS encoding 6-hydroxymethylpterin diphosphokinase MptE-like protein: MNITIIETKTVPTVQLQYKGKQITFHSKYDPLNEAKRWAQVELELVELDYGITILGLGAGHHMLEVAQLHPNLDIHVIEFNEQYYNWFMNSPFAHKLKIFDNISISVIDSLSKEQQQKLFSQEYTNNVLIHKSVFDILPPRFMPIETTLKDIQMKQKSIRRQIDNMHANFDKNRLLNDKGIADLHYQWHEQPAILVSAGPSLHKQLPLLKKIQEESTVPICAVGTAVKPLLQAGIMPDIIVIIDPNIGTFNQLTTLDLPKTPLFYLSTAYHDTIQLHTGPRRILFQKGFDKAISLAEQQKEPLTNSGGSVATALLDLLVHFGANPIALVGQDLAYTNNLSHTDGAHAQKDISGSLTVLDYYQKEQVTTERNLNSYRRWFENYAKQHTHVQFFNCTEGGAYIANLKHISLADFYEMYPAKR; encoded by the coding sequence TTGAACATCACAATTATTGAAACCAAAACAGTTCCTACTGTTCAACTGCAATATAAGGGCAAACAAATAACGTTTCATAGCAAGTATGATCCTTTAAACGAAGCAAAGCGTTGGGCGCAGGTCGAACTAGAACTTGTTGAACTGGATTACGGCATTACCATACTCGGATTAGGTGCAGGGCACCACATGTTGGAAGTTGCTCAATTACACCCTAATCTAGACATCCACGTTATTGAATTTAACGAGCAGTATTACAACTGGTTCATGAACAGCCCATTTGCACATAAATTGAAGATATTTGACAACATATCGATTTCCGTAATTGATTCGTTGTCAAAAGAGCAACAACAGAAACTATTTTCACAAGAATACACCAATAATGTGCTCATACATAAAAGTGTTTTTGATATTTTACCCCCTAGATTCATGCCAATTGAAACAACTTTAAAAGATATACAAATGAAACAAAAATCCATACGTAGACAAATTGATAATATGCATGCCAACTTTGATAAAAACCGTCTTTTGAACGATAAAGGAATTGCCGATTTGCATTATCAATGGCATGAGCAACCTGCAATTCTTGTCTCGGCTGGTCCTTCGCTGCATAAACAGCTTCCCCTCTTAAAGAAAATTCAAGAGGAAAGTACCGTTCCAATTTGCGCTGTTGGGACCGCAGTAAAGCCTTTACTTCAAGCAGGAATTATGCCTGATATCATTGTCATCATTGATCCGAATATCGGCACATTTAATCAGTTAACTACTTTAGATTTGCCCAAGACACCTCTTTTTTACTTAAGCACAGCTTATCATGACACTATCCAACTCCATACAGGTCCGCGACGAATATTATTTCAAAAGGGATTCGATAAAGCGATAAGTTTGGCCGAGCAGCAAAAAGAACCACTTACTAATTCTGGTGGCTCTGTCGCAACTGCATTATTAGATTTACTTGTCCACTTCGGAGCAAATCCCATTGCACTCGTCGGTCAAGATCTTGCGTATACCAATAATCTAAGTCATACCGATGGCGCGCATGCACAAAAGGATATCAGTGGTTCTCTAACTGTGTTGGATTATTATCAAAAAGAACAAGTAACAACCGAAAGAAATCTAAACAGTTATCGACGATGGTTTGAAAATTATGCGAAGCAACACACACATGTACAATTTTTCAATTGTACAGAAGGCGGTGCCTATATTGCTAATTTGAAGCATATTTCTTTAGCAGATTTTTATGAGATGTATCCAGCCAAAAGATAA
- the hag gene encoding flagellin Hag, which translates to MRINHNIAALNTHRQLGMNNNAASKNLEKLSSGLQINRAGDDAAGLAISEKMRNQIRGMEQASTNAQDGISLIQTAEGALNETHAMLQRMAELYTKAGNETLTTTDTAKIQAEITQLTSQIDDIANQTQFNTKKLLNASGATVVFQVGANSGETITLTLSDNTATGLGLSGLTEFSGGNIGNATAAANLTIVQNAINTVSENRSNLGAVQNRLEHTINNLGASSENLTAAESRIRDVDMAKEMMDFTKNNILTQAAQAMLAQSNQMPQGVLQLLR; encoded by the coding sequence ATGAGAATTAACCACAATATCGCAGCACTTAACACGCACCGTCAACTAGGTATGAACAACAATGCAGCTTCTAAAAACTTGGAGAAACTATCTTCAGGCCTTCAAATCAACCGTGCAGGAGACGACGCAGCAGGTCTTGCAATTTCTGAAAAAATGCGTAACCAAATCCGCGGTATGGAACAAGCTTCAACAAACGCACAAGATGGTATCTCACTTATCCAAACAGCTGAAGGCGCATTGAACGAAACACACGCAATGCTACAACGTATGGCTGAGCTTTACACTAAAGCAGGTAACGAAACACTTACTACAACTGATACTGCTAAAATCCAAGCTGAAATTACGCAACTTACATCACAAATTGATGACATTGCAAACCAAACGCAGTTTAATACAAAGAAATTATTAAACGCATCTGGTGCTACAGTTGTTTTCCAAGTTGGCGCTAATTCAGGTGAAACAATTACATTGACATTGAGTGATAATACAGCAACCGGTTTAGGATTAAGTGGATTAACTGAATTTAGTGGTGGTAATATTGGTAATGCTACAGCAGCAGCTAACTTAACAATCGTCCAAAATGCAATCAACACTGTATCTGAGAACCGTTCGAATCTAGGAGCTGTTCAAAACCGCCTTGAGCACACAATCAACAACCTTGGAGCATCTTCTGAAAACCTAACAGCTGCGGAATCACGTATCCGTGACGTTGACATGGCGAAAGAAATGATGGACTTCACAAAGAACAATATCCTTACACAAGCAGCACAAGCAATGTTGGCTCAATCGAATCAGATGCCACAAGGTGTATTACAACTCCTTAGGTAA
- a CDS encoding flagellar protein FlgN, translating to MSITTILTSLDNLEKLHRSLLRIAYDKTAVIKSGDMEGLDQLLKDEQSHLAAIMQMDGLRQQGVVSYLANQGRSTPANPTVTDLLDAVPEADKKSLEEARDRLLHAIHDLKWQNDLNQKLTYQSLQFVNLSLDMVRPRPESTNYSKTEISGKRVSKEQTSFDSQA from the coding sequence ATGTCCATCACAACGATCTTGACGTCACTCGACAACTTGGAAAAACTTCATAGAAGTCTGCTACGGATCGCATATGACAAGACAGCCGTCATTAAAAGCGGGGACATGGAAGGACTCGACCAATTGCTAAAAGACGAGCAATCCCATTTGGCAGCCATCATGCAAATGGATGGTCTAAGACAACAGGGGGTCGTAAGCTATTTGGCAAATCAAGGACGATCAACGCCAGCGAATCCAACTGTCACTGACTTGCTCGATGCAGTACCGGAAGCGGACAAGAAAAGCCTTGAGGAGGCGAGGGACCGTCTCCTGCATGCGATTCATGACCTGAAATGGCAAAATGATTTGAATCAGAAGCTAACCTATCAATCACTTCAGTTCGTGAATCTGTCGCTGGATATGGTCCGTCCACGTCCAGAATCGACCAACTACTCAAAAACAGAAATTAGCGGAAAACGCGTATCGAAAGAACAAACTTCTTTCGATTCTCAAGCCTAA
- a CDS encoding DEAD/DEAH box helicase family protein encodes MEVLQLAHTFDPAVRYFLNGRIWLRLHTPFPDETIDAHIASDHIQIIPGIQSTKTVVGQAHHFCNRCENDTPSRFTTFICAKCNGPCTYCRHCLKMGRISSCTELIVWNGELPSYPNIHPLAWQGTLTPRQQQASEELLDSTTKRIPHLIHAVCGAGKTEILFEPIHQLLLEGKRVCIAAPRVDVILELEPRLRAAFPQTAIEALYGGAVTTTVAPQLILATTHQLYRFRHAFDVIFVDEADAFPYTADETLRRAVRKAAKPGAPIHVVTATPSDKLLADVKRTGKITMISQRYHGQPLPVPRYDTLWNYAKHIQKGKLPKKLMTWTMDRLERQQPFLIFFHTIALMEEAEPLFQQLDARIRSVHAAHPERKEAVQALRHQTIPGLLTTTILERGITIPNVQVAVVGAEQLLFTKGALIQIGGRVGRSAQFPAGDFVLFHQGITYAMDDAKNAIIQHNKGGVRT; translated from the coding sequence ATGGAGGTGTTGCAATTGGCACATACATTCGACCCCGCAGTCAGGTATTTCCTGAACGGCCGTATTTGGCTGCGCCTGCACACCCCATTTCCAGACGAAACGATTGACGCACATATCGCATCCGACCATATTCAAATCATCCCTGGCATTCAATCCACCAAGACCGTTGTTGGTCAAGCGCATCATTTTTGCAATCGCTGTGAAAATGACACCCCCTCTCGTTTTACGACATTTATCTGCGCCAAATGTAATGGTCCTTGCACCTATTGCAGGCATTGTCTCAAAATGGGACGTATTTCCTCCTGCACAGAACTCATCGTGTGGAACGGGGAACTCCCAAGCTACCCAAACATCCATCCACTGGCTTGGCAAGGAACACTCACGCCACGGCAACAACAAGCATCCGAAGAACTTCTCGACAGTACAACTAAACGTATTCCTCATCTTATTCACGCCGTGTGCGGAGCAGGAAAAACAGAAATCTTATTCGAGCCGATTCACCAGCTACTACTAGAAGGTAAACGAGTATGTATCGCTGCTCCACGTGTCGATGTCATATTGGAACTTGAACCGCGTTTGCGCGCAGCCTTTCCACAAACCGCAATCGAAGCACTTTATGGCGGTGCTGTAACGACAACTGTGGCTCCGCAGCTTATCCTGGCGACAACGCATCAGCTCTATCGGTTCCGACATGCATTTGACGTGATTTTTGTCGATGAAGCAGATGCTTTCCCTTATACGGCAGATGAAACTTTACGCAGAGCTGTTCGTAAAGCGGCAAAACCGGGTGCACCAATTCATGTTGTCACAGCCACGCCATCAGACAAGCTACTAGCCGACGTGAAGCGAACTGGCAAAATAACGATGATTAGCCAGCGTTATCACGGACAGCCACTACCCGTTCCGCGGTACGATACGCTATGGAATTATGCTAAGCATATCCAAAAAGGCAAGCTACCTAAAAAACTGATGACCTGGACAATGGACCGACTTGAACGACAGCAGCCGTTTCTCATCTTCTTCCACACCATTGCACTAATGGAAGAAGCCGAGCCTTTATTCCAACAGCTAGATGCACGTATTCGCTCCGTTCATGCTGCACATCCAGAACGCAAAGAAGCTGTACAAGCCTTGCGCCATCAAACTATCCCTGGACTTCTCACGACAACGATTTTGGAACGCGGCATTACCATTCCAAATGTCCAAGTGGCTGTCGTTGGGGCCGAACAGCTGCTTTTTACAAAAGGAGCATTGATCCAAATTGGTGGACGTGTCGGACGTTCAGCGCAATTCCCAGCAGGTGATTTCGTCCTATTTCATCAAGGAATTACCTATGCTATGGATGATGCAAAAAATGCTATTATCCAGCATAATAAAGGTGGTGTCCGTACATGA